A window of Micrococcus endophyticus contains these coding sequences:
- a CDS encoding polyprenyl synthetase family protein, with product MSTADPGFALPSGFEPLAEHGRVLEVVLTGLEQVEEQLDRAVSFEDLFSDTAAHHLLAAGGKRVRPVLTVLASLLGDPALASGEVADVNAQVRQAAVVMELTHLATLYHDDVMDEAPVRRGAPAAHRLWGNSAAILAGDLIFARASQLMSELGMRPVRIQADTFERLVQGQLWETQGPDEGADPVEHYYRVLAGKTGSLIAAAGMLGALLGGADEEAVQVMSAYGEKVGLAFQLADDLIDLTGTAEQIGKTPGTDLRERVPTLTTLLLDRAAAGEGPDAQEARRVRALVDGPLDTDEQLAAAVAALTAHPAIDEAWAVTRAWVDDAKQALAPLPDSVVKTSLEGFADYVVERSA from the coding sequence GTGAGCACCGCAGACCCCGGCTTCGCCCTGCCCTCCGGCTTCGAGCCTCTCGCCGAGCACGGCCGTGTCCTGGAGGTCGTGCTGACCGGGCTCGAGCAGGTCGAGGAGCAGCTGGACCGCGCCGTCAGCTTCGAGGACCTGTTCTCGGACACCGCCGCCCACCACCTGCTGGCCGCCGGCGGCAAGCGCGTGCGCCCCGTGCTCACGGTGCTCGCCTCCCTCCTGGGGGACCCGGCCCTGGCCTCCGGCGAGGTCGCGGACGTGAACGCCCAGGTGCGCCAGGCCGCCGTCGTCATGGAGCTCACGCACCTGGCCACGCTGTACCACGACGACGTGATGGACGAGGCCCCGGTGCGCCGCGGCGCCCCCGCCGCGCACCGCCTGTGGGGCAACTCCGCCGCCATCCTGGCCGGCGACCTGATCTTCGCGCGCGCCTCCCAGCTCATGTCCGAGCTGGGCATGCGGCCCGTGCGCATCCAGGCGGACACCTTCGAGCGGCTCGTGCAGGGTCAGCTCTGGGAGACGCAGGGCCCCGACGAGGGCGCCGACCCCGTGGAGCACTACTACCGGGTGCTCGCGGGCAAGACCGGCTCCCTGATCGCCGCCGCCGGCATGCTCGGCGCGCTGCTGGGCGGGGCGGACGAGGAGGCCGTGCAGGTGATGAGCGCCTACGGCGAGAAGGTCGGCCTGGCCTTCCAGCTGGCGGACGACCTCATCGACCTCACCGGCACCGCCGAGCAGATCGGCAAGACCCCGGGCACGGACCTGCGCGAGCGCGTGCCCACCCTCACCACGCTCCTGCTCGACCGCGCCGCGGCCGGCGAGGGCCCGGACGCGCAGGAGGCCCGCCGCGTGCGCGCCCTCGTGGACGGCCCCCTGGACACGGACGAGCAGCTGGCCGCCGCGGTCGCGGCGCTCACGGCGCACCCGGCCATCGACGAGGCGTGGGCCGTCACCCGGGCCTGGGTCGACGACGCCAAGCAGGCGCTCGCCCCGCTGCCGGACTCGGTGGTGAAGACCTCCCTCGAGGGGTTCGCCGACTACGTGGTCGAGCGGTCGGCCTGA
- the rarD gene encoding EamA family transporter RarD, translating into MARVSPSPASRRPGVPPDAAAPDTGALPAVSPAPANDPRGLALGFTAYFLWGLLPLYMARLAPAGAVEIVVVRVGFALVFCLVLLALMRRLRELRTSLATPARWGATALAAGFIGTNWLLYAVSVTTGNVLQASLGYFMNPLVNVLLGVLFLGERLRRGQWAAVGIAVAAVVVMSVAMGQVPWIALGLAFSFGLYGFVKKRFPTPVHAVTTMTAETVVLLPAFAVGMVWLGQAGLLTTFTEGPAHFWLMAGLGVLTAVPLILFSAAAKSLTLTTLGMLQYTAPILQFIVAVTVLGEQMPVARWAGFGLIWVSLLVFTLDQVRASRLHRRAARAGHGARA; encoded by the coding sequence GTGGCCCGCGTGAGCCCATCCCCCGCCTCGCGCCGCCCCGGCGTGCCCCCCGACGCCGCCGCCCCGGACACCGGTGCCCTGCCGGCAGTCTCCCCGGCCCCGGCCAACGACCCGCGCGGGCTGGCGCTGGGCTTCACCGCCTACTTCCTGTGGGGGCTGCTTCCCCTGTACATGGCGCGGCTCGCGCCCGCCGGCGCGGTGGAGATCGTGGTGGTGCGCGTCGGCTTCGCCCTCGTGTTCTGCCTCGTGCTGCTCGCGCTCATGCGCCGCCTGCGGGAGCTGCGCACCTCCCTGGCCACGCCGGCCCGCTGGGGCGCCACCGCGCTGGCCGCCGGGTTCATCGGGACGAACTGGCTGCTCTACGCCGTCTCCGTGACCACCGGCAACGTGCTGCAGGCGTCGCTCGGCTACTTCATGAACCCGCTGGTCAACGTTCTGCTGGGCGTGCTGTTCCTCGGCGAGCGGCTGCGCCGCGGCCAATGGGCCGCCGTCGGGATCGCCGTGGCGGCCGTCGTCGTGATGTCCGTGGCCATGGGGCAGGTGCCGTGGATCGCGCTGGGGCTGGCCTTCTCCTTCGGGCTGTACGGGTTCGTGAAGAAGCGGTTCCCCACGCCCGTGCACGCGGTGACCACCATGACCGCCGAGACCGTGGTGCTCCTGCCCGCCTTCGCCGTGGGCATGGTGTGGCTCGGCCAGGCCGGGCTGCTCACCACGTTCACCGAGGGGCCCGCGCACTTCTGGCTCATGGCCGGGCTCGGCGTGCTCACCGCGGTGCCGCTGATCCTCTTCTCCGCCGCGGCGAAGTCCCTCACCCTCACCACGCTCGGCATGCTCCAGTACACGGCGCCGATCCTGCAGTTCATCGTGGCCGTCACCGTGCTCGGCGAGCAGATGCCCGTCGCGCGCTGGGCCGGATTCGGGCTGATCTGGGTCTCGCTGCTCGTGTTCACCCTGGACCAGGTGCGGGCGTCCCGCCTGCACCGTCGGGCGGCCCGGGCCGGTCACGGCGCGCGAGCCTAG
- a CDS encoding HIT family protein, with the protein MSGPRLRSHAPEGYVCPFCGLVAGDVSDPGNRCELADTVYQDEDLLVLIAVDGFGDHEGHAMVCPAGHYENLYELPPRVLQRIALMAREVALAMKRAWSPDGVSTRQHNEPAGNQHVWHYHLHVFPRFEGDLLYRQLRHPVSPEVRALKARELAAELDPAPTFLD; encoded by the coding sequence ATGAGCGGGCCCCGGCTGCGCTCCCACGCCCCCGAGGGCTACGTCTGCCCTTTCTGCGGGCTCGTGGCCGGCGACGTCTCGGACCCCGGGAACCGGTGCGAGCTCGCGGACACCGTGTACCAGGACGAGGACCTGCTCGTGCTGATCGCGGTGGACGGCTTCGGCGACCACGAGGGCCACGCCATGGTGTGCCCGGCCGGCCACTACGAGAACCTCTACGAGCTGCCCCCGCGCGTGCTGCAGCGCATCGCGCTGATGGCCCGCGAGGTGGCGCTGGCCATGAAGCGGGCCTGGTCCCCGGACGGGGTCTCCACGCGCCAGCACAACGAGCCGGCCGGCAACCAGCACGTGTGGCACTACCACCTGCACGTGTTCCCCCGCTTCGAGGGCGACCTGCTCTACCGGCAGCTGCGCCACCCGGTCTCGCCCGAGGTGCGCGCGCTCAAGGCCCGGGAGCTCGCCGCCGAGCTCGACCCGGCCCCGACCTTCCTGGATTGA